A window of the Garra rufa chromosome 10, GarRuf1.0, whole genome shotgun sequence genome harbors these coding sequences:
- the LOC141344794 gene encoding E3 ubiquitin-protein ligase RNF126-like, producing MAEAPPRPCRFFCHRCSEEISPRLPDYICPRCESGFIEELPEEGSSENGSTSTASNDQNRPSFENVDQHLFTFPHGYGQFALGIFDEGFDFRGGLPAEDNRDAENRREREMASRQRYGARQPRGRHVPRRQGARHEGVPTLEGIIQQLVNGIIAPTAMPNMAMGPWGMLHSNPMDYAWGANGLDAIITQLLNQFENTGPPPADKEKIKNLPTVQITQEHVGAGLECPVCKEDYSAGENVRQLPCNHLFHNDCIVPWLEQHDTCPVCRKSLSGQNTATDPPGLSGMNFTPSSSSSSSSSSPSNENATNNS from the exons GATTACATCTGTCCGCGGTGTGAGTCTGGATTCATTGAAGAGTTACCTGAAGAGGGAAG ttcagAGAATGGGTCCACATCTACAGCCTCTAATGATCAGAATCGACCTTCGTTTGAG AATGTGGACCAGCACTTGTTTACGTTCCCACATGGTTACGGGCAGTTTGCTCTGGGGATCTTCGATGAGGGCTTCGACTTCAGGGGGGGTTTGCCAGCGGAAGATAACCGTGATGCCGAGAACCGCAGAGAACGGGAGATGGCCTCACGACAGCGCTATGGGGCGAGACAGCCACGGGGACGACACGTTCCCCGGAGACAAGGGGCACGGCATGAGGGTGTACCCACTTTAGAAGG aatcaTTCAGCAATTAGTTAATGGAATTATTGCTCCGACAGCTATGCCAAACATGGCGATGGGGCCATG GGGAATGCTGCACTCGAACCCAATGGACTATGCATGGGGTGCCAATGGATTAGATGCCATCATAACACAG TTATTAAATCAGTTTGAAAATACGGGTCCCCCTCCGGCAGACAAAGAGAAGATTAAGAATCTCCCTACAGTCCAGATAACACAGGAGCACGTGG GTGCTGGTCTAGAGTGTCCTGTCTGTAAAGAAGACTACAGCGCAGGAGAGAACGTTAGACAACTTCCTTGCAATCATCTCTTTCATAACGACTGTATAGTTCCCTGGCTCGAGCAG CATGACACGTGTCCGGTGTGCAGGAAGAGTTTGAGCGGGCAGAACACAGCCACGGATCCGCCCGGCCTATCAGGGATGAATTTCAccccctcttcctcctcctcttcctcctcaagCTCTCCGAGCAACGAGAACGCCACCAATAACTCGTAA